The sequence CCTGTCCACCGGCGCCTACGAGGGGACCCTGGACGAGGCCGAGGAGCGGCTCGAAGGCCAGCTCTGGGCGTAGGCGGAGAGCCGGGGAAGACGAGGAAAGCGGGCACCCCACCGGGGCGCCCGCCTTCTCCGTCCGTGTCCGGCCGGGGACGGTGCCCGGCCGGGGTGAATCAGTCGAACAGCACTCGCAGGGAGAAGGAGGCGTCCGTACCGGACTGCGTTCCGCTGATCCCTACGGCGCGCAGCTGCTGGAGGTTGGCCTTGTCGTCACCCTGCAGGCTCTCCAGGTAGAACTTCTCGACCTTGTTGAGGTCGACGTAGGCGGCGAAGGTCGCCGCGCCGGCGTCGGGGATCGCGAGGTTGAACGTCTCGTCGTCGGCCAGGCTGCCGTCCTTGGCGAGTTCGGCGGCGTACTCCTGCGAGCTGGCCAGGACGAAGGTGCCGTCACCGGGGACCTTGGCGAGCTGCGGGACCGCGGTGCCCGAGTCGGCGAGGAACTTCTCGATCTTGCCGACGACCTCCTGCGCCTTGGCCGGGTCGGTGGTGATCCGGGCCCCGAACTTGGGCTGGTCGCCGTCGAGGCCGTTGGCGTCCACCGCCAGGGTGAGGTTCTTGCCGAGCATCGTCGCCAGGTCGGCGGGGAGCGCCAGCCCGTACTTCTGCTGGGCCTGGTCGGCGAACTGCTGGAAGCTCCCGCCGCCGCCGGCCTGGTCGGCCGACTTCATGATCTGGGCCCACTGCTTGCCGATCACGTCGCCGAGACCGGAGATCGAGATCGCGCCGGCGGTGGAGACCGGGAGCTGGCCGATCCTGGAGGGCTCGGGCTCGCCCATGCCCTCCAGGGCCTTCGCCCCGCGGCTGATGCCGGCCAGTTCGACGTACTGGCCGTCGAAGCGGAGCGCGCCGGCCACGCGGACGTTCTTGATCTGCGCGAGGGTGGCGGGGTCCTGGGGGGCGATCTCGGAGGCGAGGTCCGCGAGCTTGCCCGCGTCCATCCAGAAGGAGAGCACGCCGGTCTCACCCAGGGCGCTCAGGTCGTCGGAGAAGTTGGCGTTGTCGGACAGGGGCGCCGCCTTGGCGGCCTGGTCGGCCTCCGCCTGGGTGGCGGTGAGCAGCGCGTAGTCCTCGCGGAACGCGATGCCGTACTTCTCCCCGTCCATCAGCTTGGCGATTCCCGCCTTCGCCTTGGCCTCGTCGGTCACCTGGACGGCGACCACGAAGCCGGGCTCGGCACCGCGCTTGGCCGGGGTGAGCGCGGCCATGCCGATGCGGTCGCCGAGCCACGGCTGGACATCGGCGGCGTAGTCCACCTTGTCGAAGCCGCTCTTCTTGGCCTGGTCGAAGAAGGCCTTGCGCGGGTCGTCGCCGGTGAAGGAGTCCTTGGTGACGGTGAACTTCCGGGCGATGCTGAACAGCGCCAGCTTCTGGTTGGCCGCCGGGTCGAAGTCGAGGCGCGCGTAGCCGATGGCGTTGCCGGGCAGCACGTCGTGCGGCTGGGTGCCACCGCCGCTGAGCAGGTTGACCGCGAAGGCGCCGCCGCCGCCCACGAGGACGACGACCAGGGCGGCGATCACCGCGATCAGCCAGCCCTTGCCGCCCTTGCGGGC comes from Streptosporangium roseum DSM 43021 and encodes:
- a CDS encoding DUF3352 domain-containing protein, with the protein product MPANNPPDQSPTPGQQPDRTIAYRWNEGAQQNSQPHAQGHPQQGGYPQQGQPGYPQQPGYPQQNYGQQGQPGYQQQPPNYGQQQGQQGYPGYQQQGQQGYQQAQPGYQQQQGYQQQNYGQQPGWQQQGPDFLGTGQPTPPARKGGKGWLIAVIAALVVVLVGGGGAFAVNLLSGGGTQPHDVLPGNAIGYARLDFDPAANQKLALFSIARKFTVTKDSFTGDDPRKAFFDQAKKSGFDKVDYAADVQPWLGDRIGMAALTPAKRGAEPGFVVAVQVTDEAKAKAGIAKLMDGEKYGIAFREDYALLTATQAEADQAAKAAPLSDNANFSDDLSALGETGVLSFWMDAGKLADLASEIAPQDPATLAQIKNVRVAGALRFDGQYVELAGISRGAKALEGMGEPEPSRIGQLPVSTAGAISISGLGDVIGKQWAQIMKSADQAGGGGSFQQFADQAQQKYGLALPADLATMLGKNLTLAVDANGLDGDQPKFGARITTDPAKAQEVVGKIEKFLADSGTAVPQLAKVPGDGTFVLASSQEYAAELAKDGSLADDETFNLAIPDAGAATFAAYVDLNKVEKFYLESLQGDDKANLQQLRAVGISGTQSGTDASFSLRVLFD